The Ensifer adhaerens genome contains a region encoding:
- the aac(6') gene encoding aminoglycoside 6'-N-acetyltransferase, with amino-acid sequence MRVLLMDGETIGRWVEMRLALWPDTPAADHRAEVESSLAEGDRYASFLCEDEAGVAAGFAEASIRHDYVNGCETSPVGFLEGIYVLPAYRRRGVARALITAVERWATSRGCQELASDTATDNLRSQSLHMALGFEETERVVYFRKELAPAVADN; translated from the coding sequence ATGCGCGTATTGTTGATGGATGGCGAAACCATCGGCCGCTGGGTCGAGATGCGTCTGGCGCTCTGGCCGGATACACCGGCGGCGGATCATCGCGCCGAAGTCGAATCCAGTCTCGCGGAGGGCGACCGCTACGCTTCGTTCCTTTGCGAGGACGAAGCCGGCGTCGCTGCCGGTTTCGCTGAAGCGTCGATCCGCCACGATTACGTCAACGGCTGCGAGACCTCGCCCGTCGGCTTCCTCGAAGGCATTTACGTCTTGCCCGCCTACCGCCGTCGCGGCGTGGCGCGCGCCCTGATCACCGCGGTCGAACGCTGGGCGACAAGCCGGGGCTGCCAGGAACTCGCCTCCGACACGGCGACCGACAATCTGAGGAGCCAAAGCCTGCACATGGCGCTTGGCTTTGAGGAGACGGAGCGCGTCGTCTATTTCCGCAAGGAACTGGCGCCCGCCGTGGCCGACAACTGA
- a CDS encoding Gfo/Idh/MocA family protein gives MTTLANHPELRLTGVWDRDAERLDAFARYWKVSPYASLDAVLADPAVSIVVNLTTPESHYTVNFRALSAGKHVYCEKPLAMTVEQASELVDLARAKGLVLAGAPANGLSDAQALCARLLADGAIGTPRLVYAEMEDGPVFKANWRAWRSRSGARWPGVHEFEVGCTLEHAGYAASWLVSLFGPVAEVSAVSALTFPDKGPGTETLALGPDFSVGCLTFRSGLTARVTCGLAAPRDRSLTIIGEKGMITVRDLWDNRSPIHLEIFGAKRPLLHRGLDWLEWKLGRKLPLRLYPGTKMRYPTAPSASALPAFPSQIDFVRGIAVQAQALKGGETPFFSGATARHLTEVVLALNGGWRDYRPLDL, from the coding sequence ATGACGACGCTTGCCAACCATCCGGAGCTGCGGCTCACCGGCGTCTGGGATCGCGATGCCGAGCGCCTCGACGCGTTCGCACGCTACTGGAAGGTTTCGCCCTACGCCTCGCTCGACGCCGTGCTTGCCGATCCCGCGGTGTCGATCGTCGTCAATCTGACGACGCCGGAGAGCCACTATACCGTAAATTTCCGGGCGCTTTCGGCCGGAAAGCACGTCTATTGCGAAAAGCCCCTGGCGATGACGGTGGAGCAGGCGAGCGAACTCGTCGACCTGGCAAGGGCCAAGGGGCTTGTTCTGGCCGGTGCACCGGCCAATGGGCTCAGCGACGCGCAGGCGCTCTGCGCCCGTCTGCTTGCGGACGGTGCCATTGGCACGCCGCGGCTTGTCTATGCCGAGATGGAAGATGGCCCGGTGTTCAAGGCCAACTGGCGCGCCTGGCGCAGCCGCTCGGGCGCCCGCTGGCCGGGCGTGCATGAGTTCGAGGTCGGCTGCACGCTCGAACATGCGGGTTATGCAGCAAGCTGGCTTGTCTCCCTCTTCGGCCCGGTCGCCGAAGTCAGTGCCGTCTCGGCGCTGACCTTTCCGGACAAGGGGCCGGGAACCGAGACGCTGGCGCTCGGGCCCGATTTTTCCGTGGGTTGCCTGACGTTCCGCTCCGGCCTGACGGCGCGGGTCACCTGCGGCCTGGCGGCGCCGCGCGACCGCTCGCTGACGATCATCGGCGAAAAGGGCATGATCACCGTTCGCGATCTCTGGGACAATCGCTCGCCGATCCATCTGGAGATCTTCGGGGCGAAGCGGCCGCTCCTGCATCGCGGGCTCGACTGGCTGGAGTGGAAACTCGGCCGCAAGCTTCCGCTTCGGCTCTATCCCGGAACCAAGATGCGCTATCCGACGGCGCCATCGGCAAGTGCGCTTCCGGCCTTTCCGTCGCAGATCGATTTCGTGCGCGGCATTGCAGTGCAGGCGCAGGCGCTCAAAGGCGGCGAAACACCGTTTTTCTCCGGCGCGACGGCGCGACATCTAACGGAGGTGGTGTTGGCGCTCAACGGCGGCTGGCGGGACTACCGTCCGCTCGACCTCTAG
- a CDS encoding HugZ family protein: MSDKPNVLRDTDNEARTLARTLLRGARSASLAAIEPESGGFPFVSRVLVGMDVDGVPVILISKLSTHTQALLADARASLLTGEPGKGDPLAHPRLTVQCTAEQVARDSEAHTRIRERFVRRHPKSKLYVDFPDFGFFRLSPLRASLNGGFGRAYVLTAEDLLIDTPAIASLAAMEANAIDHMNTDHSDAVQRYAVKLCKAPEGNWKVVGIDAAGLDLADGDQLKRLEFPTPIEDSSNLRAILRELNG; the protein is encoded by the coding sequence ATGAGCGACAAGCCGAACGTTCTGCGCGACACCGATAACGAAGCCCGCACGCTGGCCCGCACGCTTCTGCGGGGCGCGCGCAGCGCATCGCTTGCGGCGATCGAGCCGGAGAGCGGCGGCTTCCCCTTCGTCAGCCGCGTGCTCGTCGGCATGGATGTCGACGGGGTGCCTGTCATCCTGATCTCGAAACTGTCGACACACACGCAGGCGCTGCTGGCCGACGCCAGGGCCTCGCTCCTGACCGGCGAGCCTGGCAAGGGCGACCCGCTCGCCCATCCTCGCCTGACCGTGCAATGCACCGCCGAACAGGTTGCGCGCGACAGCGAAGCACATACCCGCATCCGCGAGCGATTCGTCCGCCGCCACCCCAAGTCGAAACTCTACGTCGATTTTCCCGATTTCGGCTTCTTCCGGCTGTCGCCGCTGCGTGCCAGTCTCAACGGCGGCTTCGGCCGCGCCTATGTTTTGACCGCCGAAGACCTTCTGATCGACACGCCTGCCATCGCCTCGCTCGCCGCGATGGAGGCGAACGCGATCGATCACATGAATACGGATCATTCTGACGCAGTTCAGCGCTATGCGGTGAAGCTCTGCAAGGCACCGGAAGGCAACTGGAAAGTCGTGGGTATCGACGCCGCGGGGCTCGATCTTGCAGATGGCGATCAGCTAAAACGCCTTGAGTTCCCGACACCTATCGAAGATAGTTCCAATTTACGGGCAATTTTGCGTGAACTTAACGGTTAA
- the choV gene encoding choline ABC transporter ATP-binding protein has protein sequence MTNAVVFKNVDIIFGNNPQVALQMVDQGKTRDEIGAETGLVLGVAGASLEITEGEILVLMGLSGSGKSTLLRAVNGLAPVVRGDVEVKTANGALNPYRTNPKSLRDFRMHTVSMVFQQFALLPWRTVADNVGFGLELAGMPDAERKARVGEQLELVNLSKWAGRKVNELSGGMQQRVGLARAFATGAPILLMDEPFSALDPLIRTRLQDELLEFQRRLKKTIIFVSHDLDEAFRIGNRIAIMEGGRIIQCGTPQDIVKNPANQYVADFVQHMNPITMLTAKDVMQTGVQRGVTVAGVTATAKPTTPLVDILDAMSRQPGSIGVVDNGSVVGTIDAQDIVQGLTRHRNKS, from the coding sequence ATGACCAACGCCGTCGTTTTCAAGAATGTCGACATCATCTTCGGCAACAACCCTCAAGTCGCGCTGCAGATGGTCGACCAGGGCAAGACCCGCGACGAGATCGGCGCCGAAACCGGCCTCGTGCTCGGCGTCGCCGGCGCCTCGCTCGAAATCACCGAGGGCGAGATCCTCGTGCTGATGGGGCTTTCGGGCTCCGGCAAGTCGACGCTGCTTCGCGCGGTCAACGGCCTTGCCCCGGTCGTGCGGGGCGACGTCGAGGTGAAGACCGCAAATGGTGCGCTCAATCCCTATCGAACCAATCCGAAGTCGCTGCGCGACTTCCGCATGCACACGGTCTCGATGGTGTTTCAGCAGTTCGCGCTTCTGCCCTGGCGCACCGTCGCCGACAATGTCGGCTTCGGGCTTGAGCTTGCCGGCATGCCGGACGCCGAACGCAAGGCGCGCGTCGGCGAACAGCTCGAACTCGTCAATCTCTCGAAATGGGCGGGTCGCAAGGTCAACGAGCTTTCGGGCGGCATGCAGCAGCGCGTCGGGCTTGCCCGCGCCTTTGCGACCGGTGCACCGATCCTGTTGATGGACGAGCCGTTCTCGGCCCTCGACCCCTTGATCCGCACCCGCCTGCAGGACGAGTTGCTGGAGTTCCAGCGGCGGCTGAAGAAGACCATCATCTTCGTCAGCCACGATCTCGACGAGGCCTTCCGCATCGGCAACCGCATCGCCATCATGGAGGGCGGGCGCATCATCCAGTGCGGCACGCCTCAAGATATCGTCAAGAACCCGGCCAACCAGTATGTCGCCGATTTCGTCCAGCACATGAACCCGATCACCATGCTGACGGCGAAGGACGTGATGCAGACCGGCGTCCAGCGCGGAGTGACTGTTGCCGGCGTGACCGCGACGGCCAAGCCCACGACACCGCTCGTCGACATCCTCGACGCCATGTCCCGCCAGCCGGGCAGCATCGGTGTCGTCGACAACGGTTCCGTGGTCGGTACGATCGACGCCCAGGATATCGTCCAGGGACTGACGCGCCACCGCAACAAAAGTTGA
- a CDS encoding aspartate aminotransferase family protein, translating to MSNRLNTPNDLRAFWMPFTANRQFKKEPRLFVGAKDMHYTTHDGRTVLDGTAGLWCVNAGHCRPKITEAIREQAGELDYAPAFQLGHPKAFELANRLVDIAPEGMNHVLYTNSGSESVDTALKVALAYHRAKGDGSRFRLIGRERGYHGVNFGGISVGGIVSNRKMFGTLLTGVDHMPHTHLPAQNGFTRGEPEHGGDIATELERIVTLHDASTIAAVIVEPVAGSTGVLIPPKGYLQKLREICTKHGILLIFDEVITGFGRLGTPFAAQYFDVKPDIITTAKGLTNGVIPMGAVFVTSEIHDAFMNGPEHMIEFFHGYTYSGNPIASAAALGTLDTYKEEGLLTRAAELAPYWEEGLHSLKDCPHVIDIRNLGLIGAIELQPIAGEPTKRAFSAFLKAYESGLLIRTTGDIIALSPPLIISKAEIDELFGKLRAVLNSNI from the coding sequence ATGTCGAACCGCCTTAACACGCCGAACGACCTGCGTGCTTTCTGGATGCCGTTCACTGCGAACCGGCAGTTCAAGAAGGAACCGCGCCTCTTCGTCGGCGCCAAGGACATGCACTACACGACCCATGACGGCCGCACGGTACTGGACGGCACGGCGGGTCTGTGGTGCGTCAATGCCGGCCATTGTCGCCCGAAGATCACCGAGGCGATCCGTGAGCAGGCGGGCGAGCTCGACTATGCGCCGGCCTTCCAGCTCGGCCACCCCAAGGCCTTCGAACTGGCAAACCGCCTGGTCGACATCGCGCCCGAGGGCATGAACCACGTTCTCTACACCAACTCTGGCTCGGAATCGGTAGACACCGCGCTGAAGGTGGCACTCGCCTATCACCGCGCCAAGGGCGACGGCTCGCGTTTCCGCCTGATTGGTCGCGAGCGCGGCTATCACGGCGTCAACTTCGGCGGCATTTCGGTCGGCGGCATCGTCTCCAACCGCAAGATGTTCGGCACGCTTCTGACCGGCGTCGACCATATGCCGCACACCCACTTGCCGGCCCAGAATGGCTTCACCCGCGGCGAGCCCGAGCATGGCGGCGATATCGCGACCGAACTCGAGCGTATCGTTACGCTGCATGACGCCTCCACCATCGCAGCCGTCATCGTCGAACCGGTGGCCGGCTCCACCGGCGTGCTGATCCCGCCGAAGGGCTACCTGCAGAAACTGCGCGAGATCTGCACCAAGCACGGCATCCTGCTGATTTTCGATGAAGTCATCACCGGTTTCGGCCGCCTCGGCACGCCGTTTGCCGCGCAGTATTTCGACGTGAAGCCGGATATCATTACGACCGCAAAGGGTCTCACCAACGGCGTCATCCCGATGGGTGCGGTCTTCGTCACCTCCGAGATCCATGATGCCTTCATGAATGGCCCGGAGCACATGATCGAGTTCTTCCACGGCTACACCTATTCGGGCAACCCGATCGCCTCGGCCGCCGCCCTCGGCACGCTCGATACCTACAAGGAAGAGGGCCTCTTGACCCGCGCCGCCGAGTTGGCACCCTATTGGGAAGAGGGCCTGCACTCGCTGAAGGACTGCCCGCATGTCATCGACATCCGCAATCTCGGCCTGATCGGCGCGATCGAGCTGCAGCCGATCGCCGGCGAGCCGACGAAGCGCGCTTTCTCCGCCTTCCTCAAGGCCTATGAGAGCGGCCTCTTGATCCGCACCACCGGCGACATCATTGCGCTGTCACCGCCGCTGATCATCAGCAAGGCAGAAATCGACGAGCTGTTCGGCAAGCTGCGCGCCGTTCTCAACAGCAATATCTAA
- a CDS encoding Gfo/Idh/MocA family protein — MRDKVRWGIAGTGTIANSLASDFRFATHASLVAVSSRSAQKAESFAGRFGGIRGYQGIEALAASPDIDAIYVASPNAEHFQQATLALAAGKAVLVEKPLTTSSADARTLANAAAAGSTFAMEALWTCFLPAISRVRELLAAGTLGAIRHVRANLAYEKPFDAGSRFFDPALGGGSMLDLGIYPIALCLNLFGHPGSVDGTWKRAPTGVDSSAKIKLAYDGFDAELGCGFDRNGHNRFVIEGERGTLVIDTPFLKASRLFVVTGGAARKLLAFNGKTTCRLARHIPLPGLTRHDHHFPGSGLQFEIEAASAAILEGRSEHPLMPLSASIKALEIIETVRSRTPEAG; from the coding sequence ATGCGTGACAAGGTCCGCTGGGGCATCGCCGGAACCGGCACGATCGCAAACAGTCTTGCCTCGGACTTCCGCTTCGCAACCCATGCGAGCCTCGTCGCCGTCTCGTCCCGCAGCGCGCAGAAGGCCGAGAGCTTCGCTGGGCGTTTCGGCGGCATCCGCGGCTATCAGGGCATCGAGGCACTGGCGGCCTCTCCCGATATCGACGCGATCTACGTCGCCTCACCCAATGCTGAGCACTTTCAACAGGCCACCCTCGCCTTGGCCGCCGGCAAAGCCGTTCTCGTCGAAAAGCCGCTGACGACGTCGTCGGCCGACGCGCGCACGCTTGCAAACGCCGCTGCCGCCGGCAGCACCTTCGCCATGGAGGCACTGTGGACCTGTTTCCTTCCGGCGATTTCCAGGGTTCGCGAACTGCTCGCGGCCGGAACGCTCGGCGCGATCCGCCATGTCCGGGCGAACCTCGCCTACGAGAAACCGTTCGACGCCGGCAGCCGGTTCTTCGATCCGGCGCTCGGCGGCGGGTCGATGCTCGACCTCGGCATTTATCCGATCGCCCTTTGCCTCAATCTGTTCGGGCACCCCGGGTCCGTCGATGGCACATGGAAGCGCGCGCCGACCGGCGTCGACAGTTCAGCCAAGATCAAGCTGGCCTATGACGGCTTTGACGCTGAACTGGGCTGCGGCTTCGATCGAAACGGGCACAATCGCTTCGTTATCGAGGGCGAGCGCGGCACGCTGGTTATCGACACGCCGTTTCTGAAGGCAAGCCGCCTCTTCGTTGTCACCGGCGGCGCGGCGCGCAAGCTACTGGCTTTCAACGGAAAAACGACCTGCCGGCTGGCCCGGCATATCCCCCTGCCCGGCCTTACCCGCCACGATCATCACTTCCCCGGGAGCGGCCTGCAATTCGAGATCGAGGCAGCAAGCGCGGCGATTCTCGAGGGCCGCAGCGAACATCCGTTGATGCCGCTATCGGCCAGCATAAAGGCCCTGGAAATCATCGAGACGGTCCGCTCAAGGACACCTGAGGCAGGCTAG
- a CDS encoding glycoside hydrolase family 9 protein, with protein sequence MSRFGIAHAAIAVLFLPGLAKGAELIADGHFDKRQDTFWASDGLAFARENGRLCVEAARGGEAWSQLIGTNGLKLEPGRIYRLSMRVIAEPARSVQARVQRAADPWTMVDEFTMEGTPEGSLFSAEFAGQEPDEAQLVFPLGGGESGRVCLDDVSLVATGVSSPAARRAAEGPAIRVNQLGYLTDGPKRATFVADAKQPIDFRLLDSADRIVGKGKTQPHGFDPTAGVETQVADFSAFKTPGDGYRLVSGDWASDRFSIGEDLYMRLRVDALSWFYPQRSGIEIRGAIAGKAYARTAGHVGVAPNQGDKAVTCLGGAQAEALYGGWSCSYQLDVTGGWYDAGDHGKYAVTGALAAAQLLAAYERGLTFAPTSAVMRDGLLRIPENGNGLPDILDEARWELEFLLRMMVPDGEPLAGMVHHKIHDTAWTAAPMLPGDDPQPRALYRPSTAATLDVAAVAAQGARLFAEHNPTFSARLLSAARKAWVAANANPALLAPKSDGFGGGGDYDDDSISDELFWAATELYLTTGNGEYLKTLRASPLWEADVFSPGGAFNWRDVAGFARLQLALYGRALPAVDQETIRNSVLTSAQHLLSLQQAEPFGIVYRPNERRYDWGSNQLMLQNIVVLSAAYDLSGDRVFLDGAREGMDYILGRNAMGLSYITGYGSRSPQNQHSRWYARQRDPQLPNPPVGSLAGGPNSTFVDDIARERLRGCAPQTCYVDDIEAYGSNEIAINWNAPLVYVASFLADAR encoded by the coding sequence GTGTCGAGGTTCGGGATAGCACACGCGGCGATTGCCGTGCTCTTCCTGCCGGGCCTGGCAAAGGGCGCCGAACTGATTGCTGACGGCCACTTTGACAAAAGACAGGACACGTTCTGGGCGAGCGACGGGCTGGCGTTCGCGCGCGAGAACGGCCGGCTTTGCGTCGAGGCTGCGCGGGGCGGTGAAGCCTGGAGCCAACTCATCGGCACCAATGGCTTGAAGCTCGAGCCCGGTCGCATCTACCGTTTGTCGATGAGGGTGATCGCCGAGCCGGCGCGCAGCGTCCAGGCAAGGGTGCAGCGCGCCGCCGATCCCTGGACCATGGTGGACGAATTCACGATGGAAGGCACGCCGGAGGGCAGCCTTTTTTCGGCGGAGTTCGCGGGGCAGGAGCCGGACGAAGCGCAGCTCGTTTTTCCGCTTGGCGGCGGCGAGAGCGGCCGTGTCTGCCTCGACGACGTCTCGCTGGTGGCGACCGGGGTTTCCTCGCCGGCGGCGCGGCGGGCGGCCGAAGGGCCGGCCATTCGCGTCAACCAGCTCGGCTACCTGACGGATGGCCCGAAGCGGGCGACCTTCGTCGCCGATGCGAAACAACCCATCGATTTTCGACTGTTGGATTCTGCGGACAGGATCGTCGGCAAGGGCAAGACGCAGCCCCACGGTTTCGATCCGACGGCCGGGGTCGAGACGCAGGTTGCGGACTTCTCAGCGTTCAAGACGCCGGGCGACGGCTATCGACTGGTATCCGGCGACTGGGCAAGCGACCGCTTTTCGATCGGCGAGGATCTCTACATGCGGTTGCGGGTCGATGCGCTGTCCTGGTTCTACCCGCAAAGAAGCGGGATCGAGATCAGGGGGGCGATCGCCGGCAAGGCCTATGCCCGGACGGCCGGCCATGTCGGCGTCGCGCCGAACCAGGGCGACAAGGCGGTTACGTGCCTTGGCGGCGCGCAGGCCGAGGCGCTCTACGGCGGCTGGTCCTGTTCCTACCAACTGGACGTCACCGGCGGCTGGTATGACGCGGGCGACCACGGCAAATATGCGGTGACCGGAGCGCTGGCTGCTGCCCAACTGCTGGCCGCCTACGAACGCGGCCTGACGTTTGCGCCCACATCGGCGGTGATGCGCGACGGGCTGTTGCGTATTCCGGAAAACGGCAATGGCCTTCCGGACATCCTCGACGAGGCGCGCTGGGAGCTGGAGTTCCTGCTGCGGATGATGGTCCCGGACGGCGAGCCGCTCGCCGGCATGGTGCACCACAAGATCCACGATACGGCTTGGACCGCCGCACCTATGCTGCCGGGCGACGACCCGCAGCCGCGCGCGCTTTACCGCCCCTCGACCGCGGCGACGCTCGATGTTGCGGCGGTGGCTGCCCAGGGCGCGAGGCTCTTTGCCGAGCATAACCCGACATTTTCCGCGCGGCTGCTTTCGGCGGCGCGCAAGGCGTGGGTGGCGGCGAATGCCAATCCGGCGCTCCTCGCCCCCAAGTCCGATGGGTTCGGCGGCGGCGGCGACTACGACGACGACAGCATTTCCGACGAGCTTTTCTGGGCGGCGACCGAGCTTTATCTGACGACCGGCAACGGCGAATATCTCAAGACCCTGCGGGCCTCGCCGCTCTGGGAGGCGGATGTGTTTTCGCCCGGCGGCGCTTTCAACTGGCGAGACGTTGCCGGCTTCGCGCGGCTGCAACTCGCCCTTTATGGCAGGGCGCTGCCGGCGGTCGATCAGGAAACGATCCGCAATTCGGTGCTCACGAGCGCGCAGCACCTGCTGTCGCTGCAACAGGCGGAGCCATTCGGTATCGTCTACCGGCCGAACGAGCGCCGCTACGACTGGGGATCGAACCAGTTGATGCTGCAGAACATCGTCGTGCTGTCGGCCGCCTACGATCTCTCCGGCGACAGGGTCTTTCTTGACGGCGCGCGCGAGGGCATGGACTACATCCTCGGGCGCAATGCGATGGGGCTTTCCTACATAACCGGCTATGGCAGCCGCTCGCCGCAGAACCAGCACAGCCGCTGGTATGCCCGTCAGCGCGATCCGCAGCTGCCAAATCCGCCCGTCGGTTCGCTTGCCGGCGGTCCGAACTCGACCTTTGTCGATGACATCGCCAGGGAGCGGCTGCGCGGTTGCGCGCCGCAAACCTGCTATGTCGACGATATCGAAGCCTATGGGTCCAACGAAATCGCCATCAACTGGAATGCGCCGCTCGTTTACGTCGCGTCGTTCCTGGCCGACGCGCGATAG
- a CDS encoding ArsR/SmtB family transcription factor, whose amino-acid sequence MQPLSPEKHDEAEVAAGFLSAMANPKRLLILDSLVKEEMAVGALANKVGLSQSALSQHLSKLRAQNLVSTRRDAQTIYYSSSSDAVMRILGTLNQIYGDDQSATAEKTPVRKSA is encoded by the coding sequence ATGCAGCCACTTTCGCCTGAAAAACACGATGAAGCCGAGGTAGCAGCCGGTTTCCTCTCGGCCATGGCAAATCCTAAGCGCCTCCTCATCCTCGATTCCCTCGTGAAGGAAGAGATGGCAGTCGGCGCATTGGCCAACAAGGTTGGGCTGAGCCAGTCGGCTCTCTCCCAGCATCTTTCTAAGCTCCGTGCTCAGAATCTCGTCAGCACCCGTCGCGATGCGCAGACGATTTACTATTCGAGCTCATCCGACGCGGTCATGCGGATTCTAGGCACGCTCAATCAAATCTACGGTGACGACCAGAGCGCCACTGCAGAAAAGACTCCGGTCCGTAAATCGGCCTGA
- the ade gene encoding adenine deaminase, whose amino-acid sequence MSEALERYIDQGVGREPADIVLKGGQFFDLVTGELVASDIAISGDRIVGTFGSYEGREEIDITARIVVPGFIDTHLHIESSLVTPHEFDRCVLPLGITTVVCDPHEIANVLGTEGIEYFLDSALETIMDIRVQLSSCVPATHLETSGADLPIERLLPFRHHPKVIGLAEFMNFPGVVHKDPVCLAKLDAFQGAHIDGHAPLLSGKDLNGYLAAGIRTDHECTSAEEAMEKIRKGMHILVREGSVSKDLHALMPIITERLSPHLALCTDDRNPLDIAEQGHLDHMIRTAISAGVEPLAIYRAASISAARAFGLRDRGLVAPGWRADLVVIDSLENCKAETVFSGGRRVTDALFATRKTVAPVGLDSVKAGQVHASAFGIPVADGDTSVIGVLPGKIITEHRRYRLPAVGNQTGVDLGRDIIKVAVIERHGVNGNHANGFVQGFGLKKGAIASTVGHDSHNICVVGVNDEDMAIAANRLGEIKGGFVVVEDGKVTGEIALPVAGLMSLEPYESVRDTLHDLRHAAFALGATLEEPFLQLAFLPLPVIPHLKISDRGLVDVDKFMLIG is encoded by the coding sequence ATGTCCGAAGCGCTGGAACGCTATATCGATCAGGGCGTTGGACGCGAGCCGGCTGACATCGTCTTGAAGGGCGGGCAGTTCTTCGATCTCGTCACTGGCGAACTGGTCGCCTCCGACATCGCGATCTCCGGCGACCGCATCGTCGGCACCTTCGGCAGCTACGAGGGGCGCGAGGAAATCGACATCACGGCCCGCATCGTCGTGCCCGGCTTCATCGACACCCATCTGCACATCGAATCCTCGCTGGTCACGCCGCACGAGTTCGACCGCTGCGTCCTGCCGCTCGGCATCACCACCGTCGTCTGCGATCCGCACGAGATCGCCAACGTGCTCGGCACCGAGGGCATCGAGTATTTCCTGGATTCGGCGCTCGAGACGATCATGGACATCCGCGTCCAGCTCTCCTCCTGCGTGCCGGCGACGCATCTCGAAACGTCGGGCGCCGACCTGCCGATCGAACGTCTCCTGCCCTTCCGCCACCATCCGAAAGTCATTGGCCTTGCCGAGTTCATGAACTTTCCGGGTGTTGTGCACAAGGACCCGGTCTGCCTCGCCAAGCTCGATGCCTTCCAGGGCGCCCATATCGACGGTCATGCTCCACTGCTTTCGGGCAAGGACCTGAACGGCTATCTGGCAGCCGGCATCCGCACCGATCATGAATGCACCAGCGCTGAAGAAGCCATGGAGAAGATCCGCAAGGGCATGCACATCCTCGTGCGGGAGGGCTCGGTCTCCAAGGACCTGCATGCGCTGATGCCCATCATCACCGAGCGGCTGTCGCCGCACCTGGCGCTCTGCACCGACGACCGCAACCCGCTCGACATCGCCGAGCAGGGTCACCTCGACCATATGATCCGCACGGCGATATCCGCCGGCGTCGAGCCGCTGGCGATCTACCGCGCCGCCTCGATCTCGGCCGCCCGCGCCTTCGGTCTGCGCGACCGCGGCTTGGTCGCGCCCGGCTGGCGCGCCGATCTCGTGGTCATCGACAGCCTGGAAAACTGCAAGGCCGAAACGGTGTTCTCCGGTGGTCGCCGCGTCACCGACGCGCTCTTTGCCACCCGCAAGACGGTCGCCCCCGTCGGGCTCGACAGCGTCAAGGCCGGCCAAGTCCATGCCAGCGCCTTCGGCATTCCGGTCGCAGACGGCGACACCTCGGTCATCGGCGTTCTGCCCGGCAAGATCATCACCGAGCACCGCCGCTACCGCCTGCCGGCGGTCGGCAACCAGACCGGCGTCGATCTCGGCCGCGACATCATCAAGGTCGCCGTCATCGAACGCCACGGCGTCAACGGCAATCATGCCAATGGCTTCGTGCAGGGGTTCGGGCTGAAGAAAGGCGCGATCGCCTCGACCGTCGGCCATGACAGCCACAACATCTGCGTCGTTGGCGTCAACGACGAGGACATGGCGATCGCCGCCAACCGGCTCGGCGAGATCAAGGGCGGTTTCGTCGTCGTCGAGGACGGCAAGGTGACCGGCGAGATCGCGCTTCCGGTCGCAGGCCTGATGAGCCTCGAGCCCTATGAGAGCGTCCGTGACACGCTGCACGACCTGCGCCACGCCGCCTTCGCGCTCGGCGCAACGCTGGAGGAACCCTTCCTGCAGCTCGCCTTCCTGCCGCTGCCGGTCATCCCGCATCTGAAGATCTCGGATCGCGGGCTGGTCGATGTCGACAAGTTCATGCTGATCGGGTGA